A genomic window from Cucumis melo cultivar AY chromosome 8, USDA_Cmelo_AY_1.0, whole genome shotgun sequence includes:
- the LOC103484646 gene encoding uncharacterized protein LOC103484646 produces MKKLCRKSTVHPSPPIISDFLSFLPAAIFALTVALSADDKEVLAYLISCSNSTASFSNLSGSRKNGRKIAALKVGIDHAPLFDCDCFMCYRRYWARWDSSPNRQLIHEIIDAYEDGLTKSKATTSTQRNCKKERRKKNNESGNGESSLGKGKTNEVLLDSVQETGRQRNEKEEEEEEEEGGEERGSVRRFVSFVGEKIWGAWG; encoded by the coding sequence ATGAAGAAGCTATGCCGGAAAAGCACCGTTCATCCATCGCCGCCTATTATTTCCGACTTCCTTTCCTTTTTACCCGCCGCTATATTTGCCCTCACCGTCGCTCTCTCCGCCGATGATAAAGAAGTTCTCGCCTATCTCATCTCTTGTTCCAACTCCACTGCTTCTTTCTCTAACTTATCCGGCAGCCGTAAGAACGGTCGGAAAATTGCCGCCTTGAAAGTCGGTATCGATCACGCTCCGCTCTTTGACTGCGATTGTTTCATGTGCTATCGACGATACTGGGCGAGATGGGATTCGTCACCCAATCGGCAACTTATTCATGAAATAATCGATGCTTATGAAGATGGATTAACGAAATCGAAAGCCACAACAAGCACACAGAGGAATTGCAAAAAGGAAAGACGAAAGAAGAACAACGAATCAGGTAACGGTGAGTCAAGCTTAGGGAAAGGGAAAACAAACGAGGTGTTGTTGGATTCTGTGCAGGAGACCGGGAGACAGAGGAATGAaaaagaggaggaggaggaggaagaagaaggaggagaagAGAGAGGATCGGTGAGAAGATTCGTGAGTTTTGTAGGTGAGAAAATTTGGGGTGCTTGGGGTTAA
- the LOC103484650 gene encoding probable carboxylesterase SOBER1-like, producing the protein MPTPSVRLQLTKPITLSVATLAATILFVLFHSPHSSSSTTPHPMAARSFILWLHGLGDSGPANEPIKSLFTSPEFKRTSWSFPSAPNNPVTCNYGAVMPSWFDIHEIPVTADSPKAESSVLEAVQSVHAKIDKVVDGGISPNNIFVCGFSQGGALTLASVLLYPKTLGGGAVFSGWVPFNSTIIDRIHPDAKRTPILWSHGIDDRTVLFEAGQAGPPFLEKAGLSCEFKAYPGLGHSISMEELKHLESWIKSRLQSSS; encoded by the exons ATGCCTACTCCATCGGTTCGTCTGCAACTAACCAAGCCCATCACACTCTCTGTAGCCACCCTCGCCGCAACCATTCTCTTTGTTCTATTTCATTCCCCTCACTCATCTTCTTCAACAACCCCACATCCCATGGCTGCTCGAAGTTTCATCCTCTGGCTTCATGGATTAGGAGATTCGGGTCCTGCCAACGAGCCAATTAAGAGTCTCTTCACTTCCCCTGAGTTTAAGCGCACTTCCTGGTCCTTCCCCTCTGCTCCTAACAACCCTGTCACCTGTAATT ATGGTGCTGTAATGCCTTCATGGTTTGACATTCATGAGATTCCAGTTACTGCT GATTCTCCGAAGGCTGAAAGCTCTGTACTTGAAGCAGTACAAAGTGTACATGCAAAGATAGACAAAGTGGTAGATGGTGGCATAAGTCCAAATAACATATTTGTGTGTGGATTCAGTCAAGGAG GTGCCTTGACATTAGCCAGTGTTCTTCTATATCCAAAAACTCTAGGAGGAGGTGCAGTATTTAGTGGATGGGTTCCTTTCAACTCAACCATTATTGACCGAATACATCCAGATGCAAAACGG ACACCGATTCTATGGTCTCATGGAATCGACGACAGAACCGTATTGTTTGAAGCTGGGCAAGCCGGGCCACCATTCCTCGAAAAGGCAGGACTGAGCTGTGAATTCAAG GCTTATCCCGGTCTTGGACATTCGATAAGCATGGAGGAGCTTAAACACCTTGAGTCATGGATCAAGAGCCGTCTACAAAGCTCTTCCTAA